The DNA sequence CCGCCGGAGAGGATAAACTTCATCGCCTCTTCCGGCGCCATGTCGATGACTTCAACTTGTTCTTTTGGAACGAGGAGCGTCAGCCCCGCAACTTGAAACGTCTGCGGAACATAGACGGCCACATAATCGGCCAGCGGATCGTGCCAGGCGCCGACGTCATCCATTGTAATGAAGCCGAGGCATTTCCAGCCGCTTTCCGGCAGCGTGACGAGCACGACTTTGGAAAACGACCGTTTTTCCCCGATCAAAGAGGCGATCGTATCTTTGGCGACCGAATAAACGGTTTTCAGGAAGGGAATGCTTTCAAGCAACCGGTCGATCAGTCGAATGAGGCGGCCGCTCACGTATTGCGTCGACAGCCAGCCGAAGACCGTGATGAGCGCAACCGTTGCGAGCAAACCAAGGCCGGGGACGTAGCGGCTGTCCAGGTGTGGGCGGACGTATTGACCGAGCAATCCGTCCAAAACGGTGAATACTTTGTAGCACACATAGACCGCTACGAAAATCGGCACGATCGTCAACATGCCGTTTAGGAAATTTTTGGCCAAAAAGCGCATCCGTTTGCTCCCCTTTCCTTCATTCTCTTTGGCGCGGAGCTCCCCACTTCGATCGACGGAAACAAGCGGGAAGCTGCTCCTTTCCTACCATACCAGTTTTTCTTTTTGCCGACAACGCTTTTAAAAGGACGGCAGTCGACGGAAAAGCGGATTAAAGAAGGATTTATTGAACCAACGCTAAAAGAGGCGGTGCCGGGCGATTTAGGCCTTGTGTTGCCGTACAACACGATGAAAAGCTTGATTGAGATGACGGAAGCGCTCAATCACGTCACCCCGGGGCTGGCGTCGGAACATACGCTCTTTTATGGCGTCGAGGCGAAGTTTTATTCGGCGCGCCCGAAGCTAAACGACCGGTTTGAAACAGAAATTGCTGGGCTGTACGTTGGCGGCGACGGCGCCGGCATTACGCGCGGCCTCGCCCAAGCGAGCGCTTGCGGCGTCTGGATCGCCCGCGACATCGTCGAAAAATTGACGCGCTAAGCTGAAGGCGGCAAGGCAGGCTGTCCGAAACGGAAGCTTGCCTTGTTTTGCATCGGATGGTTCATCAGCGGGCGTTCGCCCGAAAAGTAAACTTAAAATAAATTTAGGTTGACAATCAATCGCCCGATTCGTTACGATAAATGTAATGATGTGGAAAGGGGAGAGGAACGATGGCAAATTGGCTTCATTTGGCTGAACAAGTGCTCGACGGCCATGAACTGACCGACGAGGAAGCGCTGGCGATATTGGATTGTCCGGACGAGGAGCTGCTCCTTCTTTTGCAAGGGGCGTACCGCATCCGCTCGGCGTACTACGGCAACAAGGTAAAACTGAATATGATCATTAACGCTAAGTCCGGTCTCTGTCCGGAAAATTGCGGCTACTGTTCCCAGTCGGCCGTAGCGACGGCGCCCGTGAAAACGTACAAAATGGTTGATAAGGAGACGCTGCTCCGCGGAGCGGAAGAAGCGCACCGGCTGCGCATCGGAACGTATTGCATTGTGGCGAGCGGCCGCGGGCCGAGCGATAAGGAGATCGACACCGT is a window from the Geobacillus stearothermophilus ATCC 12980 genome containing:
- a CDS encoding DUF502 domain-containing protein, coding for MRFLAKNFLNGMLTIVPIFVAVYVCYKVFTVLDGLLGQYVRPHLDSRYVPGLGLLATVALITVFGWLSTQYVSGRLIRLIDRLLESIPFLKTVYSVAKDTIASLIGEKRSFSKVVLVTLPESGWKCLGFITMDDVGAWHDPLADYVAVYVPQTFQVAGLTLLVPKEQVEVIDMAPEEAMKFILSGGVAARTQKRLPEQ